From the genome of Candidatus Methylomirabilota bacterium:
GGCGCGGGCTCGCTCCGTCGCGCGCGGAGCATGCGTATCAGGAAGAAAGCGCCGCCGACCACCAGCAGGATCTCGAGGAAGCCGATGCCACCCCCGAAGCCGCCGCCGAAGCCGCCGAAGAGCATCGAGCCGATGAGGCCGCCGAGCGCCAGACCCGCGAGACCGCCCATCAGCCCGCCGAAGATGCCGGGCCGATTCGGCTGCGAGGGCATCGGCGCCGGGTTCGCCGGCGCCACCGGCGACGGCGCGGGCTTCGCGGGCGACGAGTAGGAGCGCGAGCCGCGGCTGCCGCCGCCCGTCGCGCGGGCCCAGGCGGTTCCGGCATCCACCACGAGCAGGGAGACGAGCACTATTCCGAGCAACGCCGTCAAGGCGTGAATTCGCATGGCCGCACCTCCGGCCATCATTCTAGCTCAGGGCGCGCTCAGGGAATCAGGAGAACCTTGCCCGTGGTCTTGCGTCCCTCCAACGCCCGGTGCGCCTCGGCCGCGTCCTTCAGCGGGAACTCGAACTCGGTCCGGAGCCGGAGCTTGCCGTCGCGGATCCAGCCGAGCACCTCGCCCGCGCGCTGGAGCAGCTCCTCGCGCGTCGCCGTGTGGTGGACGAGGCTCGGGCGCGTGAGG
Proteins encoded in this window:
- a CDS encoding Tim44 domain-containing protein, whose amino-acid sequence is MRIHALTALLGIVLVSLLVVDAGTAWARATGGGSRGSRSYSSPAKPAPSPVAPANPAPMPSQPNRPGIFGGLMGGLAGLALGGLIGSMLFGGFGGGFGGGIGFLEILLVVGGAFFLIRMLRARRSEPAP